Proteins from a genomic interval of Luteibacter pinisoli:
- a CDS encoding NAD-dependent succinate-semialdehyde dehydrogenase, translating to MAYRTINPTTNKLVKTYPNHTDADVEAALDAAHKLYKSEWSKGPIQPRLKVLERLADLIDARKEELARIATVEMGKLISDARDEVWIIAEIARYYARNAEKFLAPTRIDSQLGDAWVEHHPIGVLLAVEPWNFPYYQLMRVFAPALAAGNPVVAKHASIVPHCATVFEELVNEAGAPKGAWTNLFITSDQVANIIADERVQGAAMTGSEGAGSAIAAQAGKYLKKSTLEMGGNDVFVVLDDADIDKAVDIGVFSRLHISGQECICAKRFVLHESIAETFLSRFTTAMAAVKIGDPLDETTRLGPLSSADAVKGLSGQVARAIEHGATLHLGGNAIEGEGNFFEPTILTNISRSNPAYFEEFFGPVAQVYVVKNDDEIVELANDSRYGLAGAVFSQNIERAKALASRIATGAIWINTFASTAPELPFGGVKRSGYGRELSELGIKEFVNQKLVLVAKS from the coding sequence ATGGCATACCGCACCATCAACCCGACCACGAACAAGCTGGTCAAGACGTACCCGAATCACACCGATGCCGACGTCGAAGCCGCGCTTGATGCGGCACATAAGCTCTATAAGTCCGAATGGTCCAAAGGACCGATCCAGCCGCGCCTGAAGGTGCTGGAGCGGCTAGCCGACCTGATTGATGCGCGCAAGGAAGAACTCGCCCGCATCGCCACCGTCGAGATGGGCAAGCTCATCTCCGATGCGCGTGACGAAGTGTGGATCATTGCTGAAATCGCCCGTTACTACGCACGAAACGCCGAGAAATTCCTTGCGCCCACCCGGATCGACTCGCAGCTGGGTGATGCCTGGGTCGAGCATCACCCGATCGGCGTTCTCCTGGCGGTCGAGCCCTGGAACTTCCCCTACTACCAGCTCATGCGCGTCTTTGCCCCTGCCCTCGCCGCTGGCAATCCGGTGGTGGCCAAGCACGCGAGCATCGTGCCGCACTGCGCCACCGTGTTCGAAGAGCTCGTTAATGAAGCGGGCGCGCCGAAGGGTGCGTGGACGAACCTGTTCATCACCTCGGACCAGGTCGCCAACATCATTGCGGATGAGCGTGTACAAGGCGCCGCCATGACCGGGTCCGAAGGCGCCGGCAGTGCCATTGCGGCACAGGCCGGCAAGTACCTGAAGAAGTCGACGCTGGAAATGGGCGGCAATGACGTCTTCGTCGTGCTGGATGACGCGGATATCGACAAGGCCGTGGATATTGGCGTCTTCTCGCGCCTCCACATTTCGGGCCAGGAGTGCATCTGCGCAAAGCGGTTCGTCCTGCACGAAAGCATTGCCGAGACGTTCCTCAGCCGGTTCACCACTGCCATGGCCGCCGTGAAGATCGGTGACCCGCTCGACGAGACCACCCGGCTTGGTCCCCTGTCGTCCGCCGATGCCGTCAAGGGCCTCTCCGGCCAGGTCGCTCGCGCGATTGAACACGGCGCCACGCTGCACCTGGGCGGCAACGCCATCGAGGGTGAAGGCAACTTCTTCGAACCAACCATCCTGACGAACATCAGCCGTAGCAACCCAGCCTACTTTGAAGAGTTCTTCGGTCCGGTCGCGCAGGTGTACGTAGTGAAGAACGACGATGAGATCGTCGAGCTGGCCAATGATTCGCGCTACGGCCTTGCCGGCGCGGTGTTCTCGCAGAACATCGAGCGTGCCAAGGCACTGGCGTCGCGCATTGCGACCGGGGCGATCTGGATCAACACCTTCGCCAGCACGGCGCCCGAGCTGCCGTTTGGCGGCGTGAAGCGTTCCGGCTACGGCCGCGAGCTGTCGGAGCTGGGCATCAAGGAATTCGTCAACCAGAAGCTGGTCCTGGTCGCGAAGTCCTGA
- a CDS encoding MarR family winged helix-turn-helix transcriptional regulator yields the protein MSKPRKARTRTSDFLEVLACTNTAVRRAARRLGNLYDDAFGTLGLKATQVALLAEIERMSISGNGTPPTLQDLAQKLAIQISALTHALRPLVRDDLVALQPDEQDGRTKRAALTPHGMAQVDEARALWDTVNRRVEGVLGRDAAAALRAIADEVASDEFLDAYNKSLESASAS from the coding sequence ATGAGCAAACCGCGCAAAGCGAGAACCCGTACTTCCGATTTCCTGGAAGTGCTCGCGTGCACGAATACCGCAGTGAGGCGAGCCGCCCGGCGCCTGGGCAACCTGTATGACGATGCCTTCGGCACGCTCGGTCTGAAGGCGACACAGGTAGCGCTGTTGGCGGAGATCGAGCGAATGTCCATCAGCGGCAACGGCACGCCGCCGACCCTGCAGGACCTTGCGCAAAAGCTGGCCATACAGATTTCGGCACTCACGCACGCACTCAGGCCATTGGTGCGTGACGACCTGGTTGCACTACAGCCCGATGAGCAGGATGGGCGGACGAAGCGAGCCGCCCTGACGCCGCACGGCATGGCACAGGTCGACGAAGCCAGGGCACTCTGGGATACCGTGAACCGGCGCGTGGAAGGCGTCCTCGGGAGAGATGCAGCCGCTGCTTTGCGCGCTATCGCCGACGAGGTGGCGTCGGACGAGTTCCTTGATGCCTATAACAAGTCGTTGGAGAGTGCCTCCGCTTCCTGA
- a CDS encoding SDR family NAD(P)-dependent oxidoreductase — MSRLNGKIAVVTGASSGIGLATAKTFLAEGAARVYITGRRVAELESAVASLGERAIAVQGDVTNPADLDRLYDRVQATDGHVDVVFANAGFATAGALGDLAEGHVDALFDTNVKGVVWTVQKALPLMRAGGSIILSSSIVGSKGFGGWSIYSATKAAVRSFARTWSSELKGRNIRVNVVSPGVIETPAYDDMYATKDEAKGFFDFAASITPLGRTGTDEDVARVVTFLASDDSSFVTASEYFVDGGLAQV, encoded by the coding sequence ATGTCCCGCCTTAACGGAAAAATCGCAGTTGTTACCGGTGCCAGCTCTGGCATCGGCCTCGCCACGGCTAAAACGTTCCTCGCCGAGGGCGCGGCACGGGTCTACATCACCGGCCGCCGCGTCGCGGAGCTCGAAAGCGCCGTTGCCTCGCTGGGCGAGCGCGCCATCGCCGTCCAGGGCGATGTCACGAATCCGGCAGACCTGGATCGCCTGTACGATCGTGTGCAGGCGACCGACGGGCATGTCGATGTCGTCTTCGCAAACGCTGGGTTTGCAACGGCCGGCGCGCTGGGTGACCTCGCCGAGGGCCACGTGGACGCCCTCTTCGATACCAACGTCAAGGGTGTGGTCTGGACCGTGCAAAAGGCCTTGCCGCTGATGCGCGCAGGCGGCTCGATCATCCTGAGTTCTTCCATCGTCGGCAGCAAGGGCTTCGGTGGCTGGAGCATCTACAGCGCGACCAAGGCCGCCGTCCGCTCCTTTGCCCGCACGTGGTCCTCGGAGCTGAAGGGCCGGAATATCCGGGTCAATGTCGTGAGCCCGGGGGTCATCGAAACCCCGGCCTATGACGACATGTACGCGACGAAAGATGAGGCGAAGGGCTTCTTCGACTTCGCTGCCAGCATCACCCCGCTCGGGCGCACGGGTACCGATGAGGACGTCGCCAGGGTGGTCACGTTCCTGGCCTCGGATGACAGCAGCTTCGTGACGGCCAGCGAATACTTTGTCGATGGCGGCCTCGCCCAGGTCTGA
- a CDS encoding GlxA family transcriptional regulator, producing the protein MHTVGLLVYPNFQSLGLAVATVFEYANLMHDEPAYELQLVSEHGGAVMSSQGFSVNTIPLGDQGYDTLIVTGDNECRLPSASLINYVKDAPNHSRRVASVCTGAFVLAEAGLLDGKRATTHWYHARSFESKYPKVELEEDRIYVIDGQIWTSAGMSAGVDLALAIIEKDLGIEVARMIARKLVIYQRRGGGQSQFSALLELDAKSDRVQMALAYAKENLGGDLSVEMLAEAARLSPRQFSRVFREETGQSPAKAIERLRVEAARLMMETTRHPIEVIARETGFGDRERMRQAFLRAFGQPPQAIQRAAAAAELAI; encoded by the coding sequence ATGCATACCGTCGGCTTACTCGTCTATCCCAACTTCCAGTCGCTCGGACTCGCCGTGGCCACCGTGTTCGAATACGCGAACCTGATGCACGACGAACCCGCTTACGAACTCCAGCTGGTGTCGGAGCACGGCGGTGCTGTGATGTCGTCGCAGGGCTTCTCGGTGAATACGATTCCGTTAGGTGACCAGGGCTACGACACCCTGATCGTCACGGGCGATAACGAGTGCCGGCTGCCGTCGGCTAGCCTGATCAACTACGTGAAGGACGCCCCGAATCATTCACGACGTGTCGCATCGGTATGTACGGGAGCATTCGTTCTGGCTGAGGCTGGCTTGCTCGACGGCAAGCGGGCGACCACGCACTGGTATCACGCGCGCAGCTTCGAAAGTAAGTATCCCAAGGTGGAGCTGGAAGAGGACCGCATCTACGTTATCGATGGCCAGATCTGGACGTCGGCCGGGATGAGCGCTGGCGTTGATCTCGCCCTGGCCATCATTGAAAAGGACCTCGGCATCGAGGTGGCACGGATGATCGCGCGCAAGCTGGTCATCTATCAGCGCCGCGGTGGCGGGCAGTCGCAGTTCTCTGCCCTGCTTGAACTCGACGCCAAGTCCGATCGCGTCCAGATGGCGCTTGCGTATGCCAAGGAGAACCTGGGTGGCGACCTGTCGGTGGAGATGCTTGCGGAGGCGGCTCGCCTGAGTCCGCGGCAATTCAGTCGCGTGTTCCGCGAAGAAACCGGGCAGTCACCGGCCAAGGCCATTGAGCGACTGCGGGTGGAAGCGGCGCGCCTGATGATGGAGACCACGCGCCACCCGATTGAAGTGATCGCACGTGAGACGGGCTTTGGCGATCGCGAACGGATGCGCCAGGCATTCCTTCGTGCGTTCGGCCAACCACCGCAGGCCATTCAGCGGGCTGCGGCAGCGGCCGAGCTGGCGATCTGA
- a CDS encoding oxidoreductase produces MSNKTKPVALVTGASSGMGKDFALRLIAEGYTVYAAARRIPRMKDIETAGGNVVSMDVTDDASMVAAVNRIIEEQGRIDVLINNAGYGQYGALEDVPMEEAQRQMQTNLMGAARLVQLCLPHMRARRYGRILNISSIGGKCAMPLGGWYHASKFALEGYSDSLRNEVRDFGIDVVVIEPGGIESEWAQIAVDEARRYSASGAYADLVTKFSGIHGRYKLPGAKVISDLVVKAITSRHPKTRYHGGVMAGPILFLRRHLSDRMFDRVISLAMR; encoded by the coding sequence ATGAGCAACAAAACGAAACCGGTCGCCCTCGTCACGGGTGCGTCGTCGGGCATGGGCAAGGACTTCGCCCTGCGGCTGATCGCCGAGGGATACACGGTCTATGCCGCGGCGCGGCGCATTCCCCGGATGAAGGACATCGAGACCGCGGGCGGCAACGTGGTGTCCATGGACGTCACGGATGACGCGTCCATGGTCGCAGCGGTGAATCGGATCATCGAGGAGCAGGGGCGGATCGATGTCCTGATCAACAACGCCGGCTACGGACAATACGGCGCGCTCGAGGATGTGCCCATGGAAGAGGCGCAGCGCCAGATGCAGACCAACCTCATGGGCGCGGCACGGCTCGTACAGCTTTGCCTTCCGCATATGCGTGCACGACGCTACGGTCGCATCCTCAATATCTCGTCCATCGGCGGGAAGTGCGCGATGCCACTCGGTGGCTGGTACCACGCGTCGAAGTTCGCGCTGGAAGGCTATTCGGACTCGCTACGCAACGAAGTGCGTGACTTCGGCATCGACGTGGTCGTGATCGAGCCAGGCGGCATCGAATCCGAATGGGCGCAGATCGCGGTCGACGAGGCGCGGCGCTACTCCGCCAGCGGCGCCTATGCCGATCTGGTAACGAAATTCAGTGGGATCCATGGCCGATACAAGCTTCCCGGCGCGAAAGTGATCAGCGACCTCGTCGTGAAGGCCATCACCTCCAGGCACCCGAAGACCCGTTACCACGGCGGGGTCATGGCCGGCCCCATCCTGTTCCTGCGCCGGCATCTCTCCGATCGCATGTTTGATCGGGTCATCTCCCTGGCGATGCGCTAA
- a CDS encoding TetR/AcrR family transcriptional regulator translates to MARPKSDERRSAIMAAAVRVIASQGLSAPTAAMAKEAGVSSGSLFTYFDTKADLFNALYLALKEEMAATALQGLPVESDVRAQMFQIWRNWVRWTAAFPDKRKALAQLTVSDDITPATRDAAQRATAGMAAFIERSRKDGPMANVPLAFVGSLMNGIAESTIDFMIADPARADEHCVCGFDALWRVIA, encoded by the coding sequence ATGGCGAGACCCAAGAGCGACGAACGACGCAGCGCCATCATGGCGGCTGCTGTCCGGGTGATTGCGTCCCAGGGGCTCAGTGCGCCGACCGCCGCCATGGCGAAGGAGGCCGGCGTATCCAGCGGGTCGCTCTTCACCTATTTCGATACGAAGGCCGACCTGTTCAATGCGCTCTACCTGGCGCTGAAGGAAGAGATGGCCGCGACAGCCCTGCAGGGGCTGCCCGTCGAGAGCGATGTCCGGGCCCAGATGTTCCAGATATGGCGGAACTGGGTTCGTTGGACGGCCGCCTTTCCCGATAAGCGGAAAGCGCTGGCTCAGCTTACCGTGTCCGATGACATTACCCCGGCGACGCGCGATGCCGCCCAGCGGGCAACGGCCGGGATGGCTGCATTTATCGAGCGTAGCCGGAAGGATGGCCCCATGGCCAACGTACCCCTGGCGTTTGTCGGTTCGCTGATGAATGGCATCGCGGAGTCGACCATCGATTTCATGATCGCCGATCCGGCTCGCGCCGATGAGCATTGTGTCTGTGGCTTCGATGCGCTGTGGCGGGTCATCGCCTAA
- a CDS encoding tryptophan halogenase family protein, with product MAQLKKVLVVGGGTAGWLAACYLAKAVNAVDPRSVQVHLVESPDIGLLGVGEATFPSIRGTLAAIGLDERRFLAGATATYKQGIHYRHWVRPPGAPGATHFFHPFNAPSQRPGGPELLPYWLLGAAPEGMAFADAVSMQSTLVNHSRAPRRAKDPDYQGPVNHAFHFDAACFARVLAEHGQETLGVIRHVATVERTELDEQGAIARVVTKEEGDLTADLYVDCTGLRGMLIGNVMQSPFRSRADVLFADRAVAMQVPYEAPDTPIPSYTISTAQEAGWIWDIGLQKRRGVGYVYSSRHSTDDRAEAVFRRYLGKAGEGAKAMHIKFETGYRPEHWRKNCVAVGLAGGFVEPLESTGIALIELATYLITHLLPTDTDDMEGAAQHFNAMMVARYDRIIDFIKMHYCLSQRRDSAFWTDNCDPASIPLTLQEKLAKWRQRPPHRLDFISDLEMFMTSSWQYVLYGMEFKTDLEPMRSAYPHMEAARQEFAMIQQAASRALDDLPGHRELVEQLCREHAKSLPVAARTGTID from the coding sequence ATGGCGCAGCTGAAGAAAGTGCTTGTGGTAGGAGGTGGCACCGCCGGCTGGCTGGCGGCGTGCTACCTGGCCAAGGCGGTCAACGCGGTGGATCCGCGGAGCGTGCAGGTGCATCTGGTGGAATCGCCGGACATCGGCTTGCTGGGGGTGGGGGAGGCGACGTTCCCCTCCATCCGCGGCACGCTCGCCGCCATCGGACTCGACGAACGCCGCTTCCTGGCGGGCGCCACGGCGACTTACAAGCAGGGCATCCACTACCGCCATTGGGTACGGCCGCCTGGTGCACCCGGCGCGACGCACTTCTTCCATCCGTTCAATGCGCCCAGCCAGCGTCCGGGCGGCCCCGAGCTGTTGCCGTACTGGCTGCTCGGCGCTGCCCCGGAGGGCATGGCTTTCGCTGACGCCGTGTCGATGCAAAGCACGCTGGTGAATCATTCGCGTGCGCCAAGGCGAGCGAAGGACCCGGACTACCAGGGCCCGGTGAACCACGCGTTCCACTTCGACGCGGCGTGCTTCGCGCGTGTGCTTGCCGAGCATGGCCAGGAGACGCTCGGCGTGATCCGGCATGTGGCCACCGTGGAGCGCACCGAACTGGACGAGCAGGGCGCCATCGCGCGCGTGGTGACGAAGGAGGAGGGTGACCTCACCGCCGATCTCTACGTGGACTGCACCGGCCTGCGCGGGATGCTGATCGGCAACGTGATGCAGTCGCCGTTCCGCAGCCGGGCGGATGTGCTGTTTGCCGACCGGGCGGTGGCCATGCAGGTGCCATACGAAGCACCCGACACGCCGATTCCCTCCTACACCATCTCCACCGCCCAGGAAGCAGGCTGGATCTGGGACATCGGCCTGCAGAAGCGGCGTGGCGTCGGCTACGTGTATTCGTCGCGGCATAGCACGGACGATCGCGCCGAAGCGGTGTTCCGACGCTACCTCGGCAAGGCCGGGGAGGGTGCGAAGGCCATGCACATTAAATTCGAGACCGGCTACCGTCCCGAACACTGGCGCAAGAACTGTGTCGCCGTGGGGCTGGCCGGTGGCTTTGTCGAGCCGCTGGAGTCGACCGGCATCGCCCTGATCGAGCTGGCGACCTATCTGATCACGCACCTGCTGCCCACCGACACCGACGACATGGAAGGCGCGGCGCAGCATTTCAACGCCATGATGGTGGCGCGCTACGACCGCATCATCGACTTCATCAAGATGCACTACTGCCTGAGCCAGCGACGCGACTCGGCGTTCTGGACGGACAACTGCGACCCCGCCAGCATCCCGCTGACGCTCCAGGAGAAGCTCGCGAAGTGGAGGCAGCGGCCGCCCCACCGGCTGGACTTTATTTCCGACCTGGAGATGTTCATGACCTCCAGCTGGCAGTACGTCCTCTATGGGATGGAATTCAAGACCGACCTGGAACCGATGCGCAGCGCCTATCCGCACATGGAGGCCGCACGGCAGGAGTTCGCGATGATCCAGCAGGCGGCGTCCAGGGCGCTGGATGACCTGCCGGGGCATCGGGAGCTTGTGGAGCAGTTGTGCCGTGAGCACGCGAAAAGCCTCCCCGTCGCGGCCCGGACCGGGACTATTGACTGA
- a CDS encoding TonB-dependent receptor, whose protein sequence is MNLRHKLMYVAMSLAFAPGTLLAADQDATAQSPPSKNPEATDKKVQNLDAISVSATKRDTPLQKTPVAVTAIAVDTLDRERVMTVQDLTKLVPGLQGTSQGDHGVVTLTLRGIGNDSAKTEYADPEVATFVDGIYAPRAEAASGLLLDMDGVEVLRGPQGTLWGRNSTAGAISFQTAKPDIGGGFYGNAQVGAGNYHQFGSRAAFNLPISDTFAMRVAVVHEQHDGYVDYQKPSGQLPSVADQQAAYLASPASGGTLAGFKPIDPGQYVQGGDKYNAQDQSALRVSTLWQPSEAFKWNLSYEYFIDRGTPSMSLMQTPRDGQKFWSALIDTAPYLHRTSNTVRSRMDWNINDGMQLSYIAGYNHYSGQSDFDQDVGVSVPTSFTTNGVYQDDRTNSSNYTNWSQEINLKSTGPQTVDWILGAYYGYEDNDIRFDIPIMNGTRYGTVSWQGSFIQPKETVESYALFGQATWHLSDHWRLTGGARWSHDDKENKGGINWGWAYDPTVPQVPISPDVYPDPSNGFSISQRNTAKYSKGKPTWLVRLDTDVSENGLAYASVSTGYKSGGTQDAGTLYKPETLTNYEVGTKFVFFDGHMTWNSAVYYENFKNFQLSAPIVYPDGNHGLGFSNVGGSTKVMGFESELAYQQKGDRFNLIFSAITKKELGKLIYAGSNDYQGLPACPTESNLANCADVTGNDLPHAPNMSLTAIYEHDFQLGNGGRLTPRVSAQYQSSQWLSYFNLGSGDKQKAYTRGDLALRYSEPGDKWWVNGYVQNVSNGKIRTSAGRFLMSDGSLQYVSQYLAPRTYGVQIGVWL, encoded by the coding sequence ATGAATCTGCGTCACAAGTTGATGTATGTCGCTATGTCGCTCGCATTTGCCCCGGGGACGCTGCTTGCGGCGGACCAGGATGCCACGGCACAAAGCCCGCCGTCGAAGAACCCGGAGGCCACGGACAAGAAGGTCCAGAACCTCGACGCCATCTCGGTGTCCGCCACCAAACGCGATACGCCGCTGCAGAAGACACCGGTCGCGGTGACGGCCATTGCCGTGGACACGCTCGATCGCGAGCGTGTCATGACCGTGCAGGACCTGACCAAGCTCGTGCCCGGCCTGCAAGGTACCTCGCAGGGCGATCATGGCGTCGTGACGCTCACCTTGCGTGGCATCGGCAACGACAGCGCCAAGACCGAGTACGCCGACCCGGAAGTCGCTACCTTCGTCGACGGCATCTATGCACCCCGCGCCGAGGCCGCATCGGGCCTCCTGCTGGACATGGACGGCGTTGAAGTGCTGCGTGGTCCGCAGGGCACCCTGTGGGGCCGTAACTCCACCGCGGGTGCCATCAGCTTCCAGACGGCCAAGCCGGACATCGGTGGCGGCTTCTACGGCAACGCGCAGGTGGGGGCGGGCAACTACCACCAGTTCGGCTCGCGTGCCGCGTTCAACCTGCCGATCAGCGATACCTTCGCGATGCGCGTCGCCGTGGTCCACGAGCAGCACGATGGCTACGTGGATTACCAGAAGCCGTCGGGCCAGCTGCCAAGCGTCGCCGACCAGCAGGCCGCCTATCTCGCGTCACCGGCGTCGGGTGGCACCCTGGCAGGCTTCAAGCCGATCGACCCGGGCCAGTACGTGCAGGGTGGCGACAAGTACAACGCGCAGGACCAGTCCGCGCTGCGCGTCAGCACGCTGTGGCAGCCCAGCGAGGCGTTCAAGTGGAACCTCTCCTACGAGTATTTCATCGATCGCGGCACGCCCAGCATGAGCCTCATGCAGACCCCGCGTGACGGCCAGAAGTTCTGGTCCGCACTGATCGACACCGCGCCGTACCTGCACCGCACGTCCAACACGGTGCGCAGCCGCATGGACTGGAACATCAACGACGGCATGCAGCTCAGCTACATCGCCGGTTACAACCATTACTCGGGCCAGAGCGACTTCGACCAGGACGTCGGCGTCAGCGTGCCGACCAGCTTCACCACCAATGGCGTCTACCAGGACGACCGCACCAACAGTTCGAACTACACGAACTGGAGCCAGGAAATCAACCTGAAATCCACCGGGCCGCAGACCGTGGACTGGATCCTCGGTGCGTACTACGGTTACGAAGACAACGACATCCGTTTCGACATCCCCATCATGAACGGCACGCGCTACGGCACGGTGAGCTGGCAGGGCTCCTTCATCCAGCCCAAGGAAACCGTGGAGTCGTACGCGCTGTTCGGGCAGGCCACGTGGCACCTGAGCGACCACTGGCGCCTCACCGGCGGTGCGCGCTGGTCGCATGACGACAAGGAAAACAAGGGCGGCATCAACTGGGGCTGGGCCTACGATCCCACCGTGCCGCAAGTGCCGATCTCGCCGGACGTGTATCCGGATCCGTCCAATGGCTTCAGCATCTCGCAGCGGAACACGGCCAAGTACAGCAAGGGCAAACCGACCTGGCTGGTACGCCTGGACACCGACGTCAGCGAGAACGGCCTGGCCTATGCGAGCGTCTCGACGGGCTACAAGTCCGGCGGCACGCAGGACGCCGGCACGCTGTACAAACCCGAGACGTTGACCAACTACGAAGTCGGCACCAAGTTCGTCTTCTTCGACGGCCACATGACGTGGAACTCGGCGGTCTACTACGAGAACTTCAAGAACTTCCAGCTTTCCGCGCCCATCGTCTATCCGGACGGCAACCACGGCCTGGGCTTCTCCAATGTCGGCGGCAGCACCAAGGTCATGGGCTTCGAGTCGGAGCTTGCGTACCAACAGAAGGGCGACCGCTTCAACCTGATCTTCTCGGCCATCACGAAGAAGGAACTCGGCAAGTTGATCTACGCCGGCTCCAACGACTACCAGGGCCTGCCGGCATGCCCGACGGAATCCAACCTGGCCAACTGCGCGGACGTGACGGGTAACGACCTGCCGCACGCGCCGAATATGTCGCTCACCGCCATCTACGAGCATGATTTCCAGCTCGGCAACGGTGGCCGCCTCACGCCTCGCGTCAGCGCGCAGTACCAGAGCTCGCAGTGGCTCAGCTACTTCAACCTGGGCTCGGGCGACAAGCAGAAGGCCTACACGCGTGGCGACCTGGCGCTGCGTTACAGCGAGCCGGGTGACAAGTGGTGGGTCAACGGTTACGTGCAGAACGTCTCCAACGGAAAGATCCGCACCAGCGCAGGCCGCTTCCTGATGTCCGATGGCTCGCTGCAGTACGTGTCGCAGTACCTCGCGCCACGCACCTACGGCGTCCAGATCGGCGTGTGGCTCTGA